A genomic stretch from Salarias fasciatus chromosome 18, fSalaFa1.1, whole genome shotgun sequence includes:
- the gpaa1 gene encoding glycosylphosphatidylinositol anchor attachment 1 protein, whose amino-acid sequence MGLLSDPTRRRALISLLTRLNAPICVVCYMAGVAWFMGLAFEPFTLRTYMSENAMGSTMVEERFPAGERALATGREFSAHKKRVGGMPVDWLVKTMQARGLEVFTQRFSRTLPFPDEDKERYMVKGTNVYGILRAPRAPRTEALVLSAPCSPGDHNNQAVGLLLGLASYFRNQIFWAKDIIFLVNEHDLIGMQAWLEGYHHTNTTGMDWSPLQGRAGSIQAALSLELSSDVVTSLDLILEGLNGQLPNLDLANLFYAFCQKIGVLCTIQGKLQRNDWDSVSGYSHAVQTMMLMVLKQASGRPWGDHGLFLRYHIEAATVRGINSFRPYKTDCTTVGRLLEGMYRKLNNLLERLHQSYFFYLMPSLSHFVSIGYYMPAFGLLAAILLLRALDLWVQLSAAPQRDEDGVTDVEQTAPGVLSILTPLVISHLTGAALYSLPVRFQDVAVEHFPVSETEAVVLTAIAIYTAGLALPHNTQRLLSGEGTEQGWKVLKLLALLYLAVLLGCTALINFSLGFILALSLVPVAAFVTPHIPKLLSAVVLVLLSPACTLLFAVFFFHELQETPVSFHEGWLLYLSVISQGILDHCLYGSLLFPLAALLLYPCWLLFWNILFWK is encoded by the exons ATGGGACTACTGTCAGACCCCACCAGGAGACGGGCTCTGATCAGCCTGCTGACCCGCCTCAACGCCCCAATCTG tgtggtgtgcTACATGGCGGGCGTGGCGTGGTTCATGGGTCTGGCCTTCGAGCCGTTCACCCTGCGGACGTACATGTCGGAGAACGCCATGGGCTCCACCATGGTGGAGGAGCGGTTTCCGGCCGGGGAGCGGGCGCTCGCCACGGGCCGGGAGTTCTCCGCTCACAAGAAGAGGGTCGG TGGgatgcccgtggactggctggTGAAGACGATGCAGGCTCGGGGCCTGGAGGTGTTCACCCAGAGGTTCTCCCGCACGCTGCCGTTCCCCGACGAGGACAAGGAGAGATAC ATGGTGAAAGGCACCAACGTTTACGGGATCCTCCGGGCCCCCAGAGCCCCTCGGACCGAGGCCCTGGTGctgagcgccccctgcagccccGGAGACCACAACAACCAGGcggtggggctgctgctgggcctggcGTCCTACTTCAGGA atcaGATCTTCTGGGCCAAAGACATCATCTTCCTGGTGAACGAGCACGATCTGATCGGCATGCAGGCCTGGCTGGAGGGATACCACCACACCAACACcaccg GTATGGACTGGTCCCCCCTGCAGGGCCGCGCCGGCTCCATCCAGGCCGCCCTCTCTCTGGAGCTCAGCAGTGACGTGGTCACCAGtctggacctgatcctggaGGGACTCAACGGCCAGCTGCCCAACCTGGACCTGGCCAACCTCTTCTACGCCTTCTGCCAGAAGATCGGAGTGCTGTGCACCATCCAgggaaag ctgcagaggaacgaCTGGGACAGCGTGTCGGGCTACAGCCACGCCGTTCAGACCATGATGCTGATGGTGCTGAAGCAGGCCAGCGGGCGGCCCTGGGGCGACCACGGCCTCTTCCTGCGCTACCACATCGAGGCCGCCACGGTGCGAGGGATCAACAGCTTCAGGCCCTACAAGACGGACTGCACCACCGTCGGCAG gctgctggagggaaTGTACCGGAAGCTGAACAACCTGCTGGAGCGCCTCCATCAGTCCTACTTCTTCTACCTCATGCCGTCGCTCTCTCACTTCGTCTCCATCGGATACTACATGCCGGCCTTCGGCCTGCTGGCCGCCATCCTGCTGCTGCGA GCCTTAGACCTGTGGGTTCAGCTCTCGGCGGCACCGCAGAGAGACGAGGACGGAGTGACGGACGTGGAGCAG ACGGCGCCCGGCGTGCTCTCCATTCTGACGCCGCTGGTCATCAGCCACCTGACCGGCGCCGCGCTCTACTCGCTGCCCGTGCGCTTCCAGGACGTCGCCGTGGAGCATTTCCCCGTGTCGGAGACCGAGGCCGTGGTCCTGACCGCCATCGCCATCTACACCGCGGGCCTGGCTCTGCCGCACAACACGCAAag gctgctCTCTGGTGAAGGCACGGAGCAGGGCTGGAaggtgctgaagctgctggctCTGCTCTACCTGGCCGTCCTGCTCGGCTGCACCGCCCTCATCAACTTCTCTCTGGGCTTCATCCTGGCTCTCAGCCTGGTTCCTGTGGCGGCGTTCGTCACTCCGCACATCCccaa GCTGCTGTCGGCGGTGGTCCTGGTGCTCCTCAGCCCCGCCTGCACCCTCCTCTTCGCCGTCTTCTTCTTCCACGAGCTGCAGGAGACGCCGGTGAGCTTCCACGAGGGCTGGCTGCTGTACCTGTCGGTCATCTCCCAGGGCATCCTGGACCACTGCCTGTACGGCTCGCTGCTCTTCCCGCTGGCGGCGCTGCTGCTCTACCCCTGCTGGCTGCTCTTCTGGAACATCCTCTTCTGGAAGTAG
- the exosc4 gene encoding exosome complex component RRP41 — protein sequence MAGLELLSDQGYRLDGRKATELRKVQARMGVFAQADGSAYLEQGNTRALAVVYGPHEMRGSRSRTLHDRAAINCQYSMATFSTAERKRRPHGDRKSTEMSLHLKQTFEAAIMTQLYPRSQIDIYVKILQSDGGNYSVCVNAATLAVIDAGIPMRDYVCACSVGFVDETPLADLCYAEESVSSLSVALLPRGGQIALLQMDARLHQDHLEALMEAAMTACKGVSKVLDEVVRQHLQEAAVLNVCP from the exons ATGGCgggactggagctgctgtcggATCAGGGCTACCGGCTGGACGGCCGGAAGGCCACCGAGCTGCGGAAGGTCCAGGCCCGCATGGGGGTGTTCGCTCAGGCGGACGGCTCCGCGTACCTGGAGCAGGGGAACACCCGGGCTCTGGCGGTGGTTTACGGCCCGCACGAG ATGCGAGGCTCTCGCAGCCGGACGCTCCACGATCGAGCCGCCATCAACTGTCAGTACAGCATGGCCACCTTCAGCACggcggagaggaagaggaggccgCACGGAGACCGCAAGTCCACCGAGATGAGCCTCCACCTCAAGCAGACCTTCGAGGCCGCCATCATGACGCAGCTGTACCCGCGCTCGCAGATCGACATCTACGTCAAG ATCCTTCAGTCTGACGGAGGGAACTACAGCGTGTGCGTGAACGCCGCCACGCTCGCCGTCATCGACGCCGGCATCCCCATGCGCGACTACGTGTGCGCGTGCTCGGTGGGCTTCGTGGACGAGACGCCGCTCGCCGACCTGTGCTACGCGGAGGAGAGCGTGAGCTCGCTGTCGGTGGCGCTGCTGCCGCGCGGCGGCCAGATCGCGCTGCTGCAGATGGACGCGCGGCTGCACCAGGACCACCTGGAGGCGCTGATGGAGGCCGCCATGACGGCGTGCAAGGGAGTGAGCAAAGTGCTGGACGAGGTGGTGAGGCAGCACCTGCAGGAGGCGGCCGTGCTCAACgtgtgtccctga